Sequence from the Symbiopectobacterium purcellii genome:
CGTAATGAAGGGAATTAAAAAATTAAGTCAAAATAATTTCCCCTTATATTCAGGGGTAAACTAACCTATTATACCACTTTACGGAATGACTCGTATCACAAAAGCGCAATGTAGGTAACTGAATGAAACAATTGGTTGTAATTGATTTCTAAGGTGTCATTTTAATGTCTATAGCATTGTTTTTAGTGCTATTAATTATTGCTGATAAGGTTTTTCCTGTAAGACAACTTATCGTTCTCTACGCAACAATGGTGTAATAACTCAAAGTCGATCACAGAATGCGACTTTTGTTGTTTCAGCACTGGCAAATTGGCAGACCCGTCGAAGACGTCATACCAAATCAGCGTTTTCCCTTATCGATATTATGGTTTTTTGTGCTCAAAACGCATAAATAGTAATGAGAACTACTATCAATTCGTGCTCAGTTTGCTATCATTTCCCGTCGATTCGTTGCACTGCTCATTGGTGTTGTACTATTCATTGGTATAGGTGGAGGCACAGCGTGAAAACGGCTGTCGGTCATATTACTTTCCAGGCATTGCCAGCCTGGCTTACACATCGCGGCGCGTTCAGCGCATTTTCCCGTAGCATGTTGACGGCTGTGGTTTTAACGGCGGGGCTGGTCACGTCAGCAGGACTAAGTGGAAATGCGTTCGCGGCACCTGCCTCTACGCCCGTTACCAATACGCCCGCAGCGAACACGGCTACCGCCAGCCCCGCTGCAGCATCGACGCCTTTGTCGGCTGAACCCGTCGTCGCAGACGCTGCGGCGGCGCCTGTATCGCCGTTGGCTCTGCCGCAGGGCAGTGCGGGCAACATCATGAAAACCGATCTTTCCGTCTGGGGCATGTATCAGCACGCGGATATGGTAGTGAAAACCGTCATGATCGGTTTGCTGCTGGCTTCCGTGATCACCTGGGCAATCTTTTTTGGTAAAAGCGTCGAGTTGGTGGGTGCCAAACGTCGCCTGCGTCGTGAATACACGGCGTTGGAGCAGGCGCGCACCTTAGATGATGCGGCAGATATCGTTGAGGCCTTCAAAGCCGACAGCACAGCGGCGATATTGCTGGCCGATGCGCAAAATGAGTTAACCCTTTCTGCCCGTTCTGATGACAATAATGGCATCAAAGAGCGTACCGCCTTCCGTCTGGAGCGTCGCGTAGCGGCGGCCGGTCGCCATATGGGGCGCGGTAACGGCTATCTGGCAACGGTCGGCGCGGTAGCCCCCTTTGTTGGGCTGTTCGGTACGGTCTGGGGCATCATGAACAGCTTTATCGGTATTGCGCAAACGCAAACCACCAATCTGGCCGTCGTCGCACCGGGGATCGCTGAGGCGCTGTTGGCCACCGCGATTGGTCTGGTTGCCGCCATCCCGGCAGTAGTGATTTACAACGTGTTTGCTCGCGGTATCGGCAGCTATAAAGCGCTGATGGGTGATGTGGCGGCACAGGTGCTTTTGCTGGTGAGCCGCGATTTAGACGTGGCTGCGAGTAACGGTAACCGTTTGACCGCCGCTAATCAAAAACTGCGGGTGGGTTAAGTTATGGCGATGCATTTGCACGATGATACGAGCGGTGACAGCGAGATGCATGACATCAACGTCACGCCGTTCATTGACGTGATGCTGGTGCTGCTGATCATCTTCATGGTGGCAGCGCCGCTGGCGACCGTCGATATTCGTGTCGACTTGCCAGCGTCCACGGCAGTGCCGCAACCTCGTCCGGAAAAGCCGGTATATTTGACGGTGAAGGCGGACAAGCAGCTGTATGTGGGGGATATTGCCGTGAGCGAGACAGGGCTCACGACTCTGCTGGATGAGCAAACGGGTGCCAACAAAGAGACCACCATTTTCTTTCAGGCCGATAAAACCGTCGATTACGAAACCATGATGCGTGTTATGGATACCTTGCGCAAAGCGGGCTATCTGAAAGTCGGATTGGTGGGTATGGAGTCAGCGGGTAAATAATTGCCTGTACCGTCCCGCGCTTCTTGCGGGACGGCTTGTCATTCTGTGTGCTCAGGTAAAACGCGTATATTGCCCCTTTGCCTACAGCGTCCCCGTATAACCCCATCAACGTCAAACTCTCTCCCCAACACATCGTGTAAAGTGTGCCGTCAGCAACGTGCCTACGTCATTCACGATTCCACACCGGTTTTTTATCCTGAAGACATGGCTTGCGCTTTCGGCAGCGGTGACGCTGCTTGTTTGCACTACAGCACGGTGTAATGATTACAACAGGTTGATTTTTCATCGCCATGACGCATTATGAGAGGTTACGAGTAACTTATCGAACTACGATAAGGTTTTACCGTGCAATCACGCATAGCACAGGGAATATAGCGGTGGAATCGGTAATGCGTAATATTCTGATTTTTGTTTTAACGCGCGCGGGTGTGTCATGCGTGTCATAGCACCAGGAGAGGCCTG
This genomic interval carries:
- the exbB gene encoding tol-pal system-associated acyl-CoA thioesterase, coding for MKTAVGHITFQALPAWLTHRGAFSAFSRSMLTAVVLTAGLVTSAGLSGNAFAAPASTPVTNTPAANTATASPAAASTPLSAEPVVADAAAAPVSPLALPQGSAGNIMKTDLSVWGMYQHADMVVKTVMIGLLLASVITWAIFFGKSVELVGAKRRLRREYTALEQARTLDDAADIVEAFKADSTAAILLADAQNELTLSARSDDNNGIKERTAFRLERRVAAAGRHMGRGNGYLATVGAVAPFVGLFGTVWGIMNSFIGIAQTQTTNLAVVAPGIAEALLATAIGLVAAIPAVVIYNVFARGIGSYKALMGDVAAQVLLLVSRDLDVAASNGNRLTAANQKLRVG
- the exbD gene encoding TonB system transport protein ExbD produces the protein MAMHLHDDTSGDSEMHDINVTPFIDVMLVLLIIFMVAAPLATVDIRVDLPASTAVPQPRPEKPVYLTVKADKQLYVGDIAVSETGLTTLLDEQTGANKETTIFFQADKTVDYETMMRVMDTLRKAGYLKVGLVGMESAGK